The following proteins are encoded in a genomic region of Streptomyces gobiensis:
- a CDS encoding CarD family transcriptional regulator, translated as MTFKVGDTVVYPHHGAALIEAIETRQIKGVDKTYLVLKVAQGDLEVRVPAENAELVGVRDVVGQDGLDRVFEVLRAPYAEEPTNWSRRYKANLEKLASGDVIKVAEVVRDLWRRERERGLSAGEKRMLAKARQILVSELALAENTNEDKAEALLDEVLAS; from the coding sequence ATGACGTTCAAGGTTGGCGACACCGTGGTCTATCCCCATCACGGGGCCGCGCTGATCGAGGCCATCGAAACTCGCCAGATCAAAGGCGTGGACAAGACCTACTTGGTTCTGAAGGTCGCCCAGGGCGATCTCGAGGTTCGTGTGCCGGCGGAAAACGCCGAGCTCGTCGGCGTGCGCGATGTAGTCGGCCAGGATGGACTGGACCGGGTCTTCGAGGTGCTTCGCGCGCCGTACGCCGAGGAGCCCACCAACTGGTCCCGGCGCTATAAGGCAAACCTTGAGAAGCTCGCCTCCGGCGATGTCATCAAGGTCGCCGAGGTCGTCCGCGATCTATGGCGCCGCGAGCGCGAGCGCGGACTGTCCGCCGGCGAGAAGCGGATGCTCGCCAAGGCCCGCCAGATCCTGGTGAGCGAGCTGGCACTCGCGGAGAACACCAACGAAGACAAGGCCGAGGCCCTGCTCGATGAGGTCCTGGCGTCCTGA
- a CDS encoding DUF461 domain-containing protein — translation MSSTLRRGAIAATVIALSTLSLAACGAGTDAQTNGVNPNNASISVGDIKIQNVNIVTSRNADGPAAVSARIFNDGTEDETLRAVTISGSGGPVTLAPARGGDLTIPAGGSLMLGGKDNPSAVINDARGKGIRDGNAQPITFELSSTGKVKIRATVVPVGGAYAEYGATPDPLRRGEQVAPERSPAPETTPESPGEPGTH, via the coding sequence GTGAGCAGCACCCTTCGACGCGGCGCCATCGCCGCCACCGTCATCGCGCTCTCGACCCTCTCGCTGGCTGCCTGCGGGGCCGGGACCGACGCACAGACCAACGGGGTCAACCCCAACAACGCGTCGATCAGCGTCGGGGACATAAAGATCCAGAACGTCAACATCGTCACCAGCAGGAACGCGGACGGCCCGGCGGCCGTATCGGCCCGCATCTTCAACGACGGCACCGAGGACGAGACCCTGCGGGCCGTCACCATCTCCGGCTCCGGCGGCCCGGTGACGCTGGCCCCCGCCCGGGGCGGCGACCTCACGATCCCGGCGGGTGGCTCCCTGATGCTGGGCGGCAAGGACAACCCGTCCGCGGTCATCAATGACGCCCGCGGCAAGGGCATCCGGGACGGCAACGCCCAGCCGATCACGTTTGAGCTCAGCTCGACGGGCAAGGTCAAGATCCGCGCGACGGTGGTGCCGGTGGGGGGTGCGTACGCGGAGTACGGTGCGACGCCTGACCCGCTGCGGCGGGGGGAGCAGGTCGCTCCGGAGAGGTCCCCCGCCCCGGAGACGACCCCGGAGTCCCCGGGCGAGCCCGGCACCCACTGA
- a CDS encoding response regulator transcription factor — MTRVLVVEDEESFSDALSYMLRKEGFEVAIAATGPEGLDEFERNGADLVLLDLMLPGLPGTEVCRQLRGRSNVPVIMVTAKDSEIDKVVGLEIGADDYVTKPFSSRELVARIRAVLRRRGEPEEVTPAALEAGPVRMDVDRHVVTVSGGKVDLPLKEFDLLEMLLRNAGRVLTRMQLIDRVWGADYVGDTKTLDVHVKRLRAKIEPDPGAPRYLVTVRGLGYKFEP; from the coding sequence GTGACCCGAGTGCTCGTTGTCGAGGACGAGGAATCGTTCAGTGACGCGCTGTCGTACATGCTCCGCAAGGAAGGCTTCGAGGTCGCGATCGCGGCGACGGGGCCGGAGGGGCTGGATGAGTTCGAGCGCAATGGCGCCGACCTTGTCCTGCTCGACCTGATGCTGCCGGGCCTGCCCGGCACGGAGGTCTGCCGTCAGCTGCGGGGCCGCAGCAATGTCCCGGTCATCATGGTGACCGCCAAGGACAGCGAGATCGACAAGGTCGTCGGCCTGGAGATAGGGGCCGACGACTATGTGACCAAGCCGTTCTCCTCACGTGAGCTGGTAGCCCGTATCCGGGCCGTGCTACGCCGCCGTGGAGAGCCGGAGGAGGTCACACCGGCGGCGTTGGAGGCCGGTCCGGTACGGATGGATGTGGACCGGCATGTGGTGACCGTGAGCGGGGGCAAGGTCGACCTTCCGCTGAAGGAATTCGACCTGCTGGAGATGCTGCTGCGGAACGCTGGCCGCGTGCTGACCCGTATGCAGCTCATCGACCGGGTCTGGGGTGCTGACTATGTCGGCGACACCAAGACCCTCGACGTCCACGTCAAGCGGCTCCGCGCGAAGATCGAGCCGGATCCGGGCGCGCCGCGCTACCTGGTGACGGTGCGTGGGCTCGGCTACAAGTTCGAGCCCTAA
- a CDS encoding sensor histidine kinase, whose amino-acid sequence MDVNAAVAAAAAIAGVCTGAFAVLAFRWSEREQTRPTRTSLHTDAVLPPGVDTVLSVLRSSAVVLDEGDVVVKASSAAYALGLVRGGKLAVEPMLQMARDTRRDGEIRQVELDLPRRGTGRGDALAVSARVAPLGSRLVLLLVEDLTESRRIEAVRRDFVANVSHELKTPVGALSLLSEAVMDASDDPEAVERFAGRMQNEATRLTNLVQELIDLSRVQNDNPLEDSESVRVDDLVAEAIDRCRQQAGTKHITMATGGTAELQVWGNRGQLAAALGNLVENAVNYSPPRTRVGIAGRRISAPGGDMIEIAVTDQGIGISEKDRDRIFERFYRVDPARSRATGGTGLGLAIVKHVAASHGGEVTVWSAEGQGSTFTLRLPEAGSARERAEENRRSRNQPSGALQEPADYADYADYEDVVDEDVDETFTRDQLSAPEVLP is encoded by the coding sequence ATGGACGTGAACGCGGCGGTCGCCGCAGCGGCTGCGATCGCCGGAGTGTGTACCGGCGCTTTCGCGGTGCTGGCGTTCCGTTGGAGCGAACGTGAGCAGACCCGCCCCACACGGACCTCACTGCATACGGACGCGGTGCTCCCACCGGGGGTCGACACCGTGCTCTCCGTGCTGCGTTCCTCGGCCGTCGTGCTGGACGAGGGGGACGTCGTGGTCAAGGCCAGCTCGGCGGCGTACGCCCTGGGGCTGGTGCGCGGCGGGAAGCTCGCCGTGGAGCCCATGCTCCAGATGGCCCGGGACACCCGGCGGGACGGCGAGATAAGGCAGGTGGAGCTGGATCTCCCCAGGCGGGGCACCGGGCGGGGCGACGCCCTCGCGGTCTCCGCGCGGGTCGCACCGCTGGGTTCCCGGCTGGTCCTGCTGCTCGTCGAGGACCTCACCGAGTCCCGCCGCATCGAAGCGGTCCGCCGCGACTTCGTCGCCAATGTCAGCCATGAGCTCAAGACCCCGGTCGGGGCGCTGTCACTGCTCTCCGAAGCGGTGATGGACGCGTCCGACGACCCCGAGGCGGTCGAGCGCTTCGCGGGCCGGATGCAGAACGAGGCCACCCGGCTCACCAACCTTGTCCAGGAACTGATCGATCTCTCGCGGGTGCAGAACGACAACCCGCTGGAGGACTCCGAGTCGGTCCGGGTCGACGACTTGGTGGCCGAGGCCATAGACCGGTGCCGCCAGCAGGCGGGCACCAAGCACATCACCATGGCCACGGGCGGCACCGCGGAACTCCAGGTATGGGGGAACCGGGGCCAGCTCGCAGCGGCACTCGGCAATCTGGTCGAGAACGCCGTGAACTACTCCCCGCCGCGTACGCGGGTGGGCATAGCCGGTCGCCGGATATCCGCGCCCGGTGGAGACATGATCGAGATAGCGGTGACCGATCAGGGCATCGGAATCTCCGAGAAGGACAGGGACCGGATCTTCGAGCGGTTCTACCGCGTGGACCCGGCCCGGTCCCGGGCGACCGGAGGCACCGGCCTCGGGCTCGCCATCGTCAAACATGTGGCCGCTTCACACGGCGGGGAGGTCACCGTGTGGAGTGCTGAGGGACAAGGCTCCACCTTCACCCTGCGGCTGCCCGAAGCGGGCAGTGCGCGGGAACGGGCTGAGGAGAACCGGCGCAGCCGGAATCAGCCCAGTGGCGCACTGCAGGAACCGGCCGACTACGCCGATTACGCCGACTACGAGGATGTCGTCGACGAAGATGTCGATGAGACCTTCACCCGTGATCAACTTTCTGCCCCGGAGGTCCTTCCGTGA
- the phoU gene encoding phosphate signaling complex protein PhoU produces the protein MRDAYHEELDSISESLVEMARLVGSAIGRATTAMLDADLKLAESVIANDDKVDDLQRELETRAIQLLARQQPVATDLRIVVTSLRMSADLERSGDLAQHVAKVARLRFPESAVPRDLQATMLEMGHLAQRLMAKAAEVIITKDVDLALQLEQDDDKMDDLHRTLFQHLMDDRWKHGIETAVDVTLLGRYYERFADHAVSVARRVVYLVTGDYADEIDQATAAASPE, from the coding sequence ATGCGGGACGCGTACCACGAGGAGCTTGACTCGATCAGCGAGAGCCTGGTCGAGATGGCCAGGCTCGTCGGCTCCGCGATCGGCCGAGCCACCACGGCGATGCTGGACGCGGACCTGAAGCTTGCCGAGAGCGTTATCGCCAACGACGACAAGGTCGATGACCTGCAGCGCGAGCTGGAGACCCGGGCCATTCAGCTGCTGGCCCGCCAGCAGCCGGTCGCCACGGACCTGCGGATAGTCGTCACCTCACTGCGAATGAGCGCCGACCTGGAGCGCTCCGGTGACCTGGCGCAGCATGTCGCCAAGGTCGCCCGGCTCCGCTTCCCGGAGTCCGCGGTGCCGCGCGATCTGCAGGCCACGATGCTGGAGATGGGGCATCTCGCGCAGCGGCTGATGGCCAAGGCCGCCGAGGTCATCATCACCAAGGACGTGGACCTGGCGCTCCAGCTGGAGCAGGACGACGACAAGATGGACGATCTGCACCGCACGCTCTTCCAGCATCTGATGGATGACCGCTGGAAGCACGGCATCGAGACGGCTGTCGATGTCACCCTGCTGGGCCGCTACTACGAGCGCTTCGCGGACCACGCGGTGTCGGTTGCCCGGCGCGTCGTCTATCTGGTCACCGGTGACTACGCGGACGAGATCGACCAGGCCACGGCGGCTGCGAGCCCCGAGTAG
- a CDS encoding sensor histidine kinase → MDTRAKARRAWRWLIGPEPWTAQRIIGEAAVLLLLLLSCVGLQFLSGSRGPAIVAVALGALLLALLRRPLPGTVLLVSASAAAVVTGLALLLPVVGWSVGQRIHRVGRALAVFTAAFVLSSAVAAINVLREGAGPNSWVGVFFYTLWFLAVVAVPGLIARYLAQRRALVASLQAQHHHLLRENAVIARETRLRERQRIAQDMHDSLGHQLTLIAVHTGALQVDPQLSGPQREAVGVLREASVSAMRELREVVGLLRDEPDDQEAPSAAARGVADIKELVEASRSAGTPVVLREFGEPRSLTPAADRAAYRIAQEGLTNAHKHASGAPITMALRYEPDSLLVEVVNGPAPESSGPAAPGVSGGQGLAGLHERARLVGGMLHSGPTGDGGFRLTGVLPYTATNVDSAEDFRRQPGVTALGDGGPDNDWSRSHEEFDKAMNSRTRGCLVWGAGIALVLVGLIVVGAVWFFTAIDESMITKDTYDSVEVGQREDEVRAKLPKGSRFNEGLDDDGPPRPAGASCLVLTAEDPLLEKDSGWLARFCFRDGKLIEKRAFD, encoded by the coding sequence GTGGACACAAGAGCGAAGGCCCGTCGGGCATGGCGATGGCTCATCGGGCCGGAGCCATGGACGGCACAGCGGATCATCGGCGAGGCAGCGGTCCTGCTGCTGCTCCTGCTGTCCTGCGTAGGGCTGCAATTCCTGAGCGGCAGCCGGGGCCCGGCCATCGTGGCGGTGGCACTGGGCGCGCTGCTGCTGGCCCTGCTACGGCGGCCGCTGCCCGGGACCGTACTGCTCGTTTCCGCGTCTGCGGCCGCCGTGGTGACCGGGCTCGCACTGCTGCTGCCCGTGGTGGGCTGGTCGGTGGGGCAGCGGATCCACCGGGTGGGGCGGGCGCTGGCGGTGTTCACCGCCGCGTTCGTGCTCTCCTCGGCGGTCGCGGCGATCAACGTGCTGCGCGAGGGCGCCGGACCGAACTCCTGGGTGGGCGTCTTCTTCTACACGCTCTGGTTCCTGGCGGTGGTGGCCGTTCCCGGTCTGATCGCCCGCTATCTGGCACAGCGGCGCGCCCTGGTCGCCTCGCTCCAGGCACAGCACCACCATCTCCTGCGGGAGAACGCGGTCATCGCCCGTGAGACACGGCTGCGGGAACGGCAGCGCATCGCCCAGGACATGCATGACAGCCTGGGTCATCAGCTCACGCTCATCGCCGTGCACACCGGAGCGCTCCAGGTGGACCCGCAGCTCTCCGGCCCGCAACGGGAGGCGGTCGGGGTGCTGCGGGAAGCCTCCGTCTCCGCGATGCGCGAGCTGCGTGAGGTGGTCGGGCTGCTGCGGGACGAGCCGGACGACCAGGAGGCGCCGTCCGCTGCCGCGCGAGGGGTGGCGGACATCAAGGAGCTCGTCGAGGCCTCCCGGAGCGCGGGCACCCCGGTCGTGCTGCGTGAGTTCGGCGAGCCACGGTCCCTGACCCCGGCCGCCGACCGGGCCGCCTACCGCATCGCGCAGGAGGGCCTGACCAACGCGCACAAGCACGCTTCCGGCGCCCCCATCACCATGGCGCTGCGCTATGAACCGGACTCGCTGCTGGTCGAGGTCGTCAACGGGCCGGCCCCCGAGAGCTCCGGGCCCGCCGCGCCCGGGGTGAGCGGCGGCCAGGGGCTGGCCGGTCTGCATGAGCGGGCCCGGCTGGTCGGCGGCATGCTGCACAGCGGGCCGACCGGCGATGGCGGCTTCCGGCTGACGGGTGTGCTGCCGTACACCGCGACGAATGTCGACAGCGCGGAGGACTTCCGTCGGCAGCCCGGCGTGACGGCACTCGGCGACGGTGGACCGGACAACGACTGGTCCCGTTCGCACGAGGAGTTCGACAAGGCCATGAACAGCAGAACCAGGGGATGCCTGGTGTGGGGAGCGGGTATCGCGCTGGTGCTCGTGGGGCTCATCGTCGTGGGCGCGGTGTGGTTCTTCACCGCAATCGACGAGAGCATGATCACGAAGGACACCTATGACTCGGTCGAGGTCGGCCAGCGCGAGGACGAGGTGCGCGCGAAGCTGCCCAAGGGAAGCAGATTCAACGAAGGGCTGGACGACGACGGCCCGCCCCGGCCCGCGGGCGCGTCCTGCCTGGTGCTGACCGCCGAGGACCCGCTGCTGGAGAAGGACTCCGGCTGGCTGGCCCGTTTCTGCTTCCGGGATGGCAAGCTGATCGAAAAGAGGGCGTTTGACTGA
- a CDS encoding sensor histidine kinase translates to MTDSSPQTSVPRSLLPGELAAASGPPPAGAGGGGDERVRRTTRDWVVDSLLFCWAVLWWAVLLLAVQDYDYLPAWQRAIDAPLGALACLALWWRRRFPLAVALIGLPAGAITNSAFGALMVIILNLAMRVPWRPALLVLCLYIAASAPYVLLYSVPYEGGWSTAAFVLAYYLVFFAWGTAISARRRLVLKLHEDARRERQDHARRLTDTRRAERAAIAREMHDVLAHRISLLSVHAGALAYRTKQSAAGAGPALGDAEVAESAQVIRDNAHQALDELREVLHVLRADEDEPDADAATAVPAPPQPQLVGITGMVDEARAAGQQIDFRDGITDQPIDTLRPQLQRTVYRVVQEGLTNARKHAPGAQVTIQLAGAPGTDLTVRVSNPLPAGVTAPEIPGAGAGLTGLRERVELDGGTLEHGSTDGTFTLWARLRWPTSA, encoded by the coding sequence GTGACTGACAGCAGCCCACAGACCTCCGTGCCGCGGTCATTGCTGCCCGGCGAACTGGCCGCGGCCTCGGGGCCTCCCCCGGCCGGCGCGGGTGGCGGAGGGGACGAGCGGGTGCGCCGTACCACCCGGGACTGGGTGGTCGACTCCCTGCTCTTCTGCTGGGCCGTGCTCTGGTGGGCCGTGCTGCTCCTCGCCGTCCAGGACTACGACTATCTGCCCGCCTGGCAGCGGGCGATCGACGCCCCGCTGGGCGCGCTGGCCTGCCTTGCCCTGTGGTGGCGGCGCCGCTTCCCGTTGGCCGTCGCCCTGATCGGGCTGCCCGCCGGCGCCATCACCAACAGCGCCTTCGGCGCGCTGATGGTGATCATCCTCAATCTGGCCATGCGGGTCCCCTGGCGGCCCGCACTCCTGGTGCTGTGCCTCTATATCGCGGCGTCGGCGCCGTATGTCCTGCTCTACTCGGTGCCCTATGAGGGCGGCTGGTCGACCGCGGCCTTTGTGCTCGCCTACTACCTGGTCTTCTTCGCCTGGGGGACGGCCATCAGCGCCCGGCGACGGCTGGTGCTCAAGCTCCATGAGGACGCGCGGCGGGAACGCCAGGATCACGCCCGGCGGCTCACGGACACCCGCCGCGCCGAGCGGGCGGCCATCGCCCGTGAGATGCACGATGTGCTGGCACACCGCATCTCGCTGCTCTCCGTGCACGCCGGGGCGCTGGCCTACCGTACGAAGCAGTCCGCTGCCGGGGCCGGTCCGGCGCTCGGCGACGCCGAGGTCGCCGAGAGCGCACAGGTCATCCGGGACAACGCACACCAGGCCCTGGATGAGCTGCGTGAGGTGCTGCATGTGCTGCGCGCCGACGAGGACGAGCCCGACGCCGACGCCGCCACCGCGGTCCCGGCGCCGCCACAGCCGCAGCTGGTGGGCATCACGGGCATGGTCGACGAGGCTCGCGCGGCCGGGCAGCAGATCGACTTCCGCGATGGCATCACCGACCAGCCCATCGACACCCTGCGTCCTCAGCTCCAGCGCACCGTCTACCGGGTGGTCCAGGAGGGCCTGACCAACGCCCGTAAGCACGCTCCCGGCGCCCAGGTCACCATCCAGCTGGCCGGCGCACCGGGTACCGATCTGACGGTACGGGTCAGCAACCCGCTGCCGGCCGGTGTGACCGCCCCGGAGATCCCGGGCGCGGGCGCGGGGCTGACCGGCCTGCGGGAACGGGTCGAGCTCGATGGCGGCACCCTGGAGCACGGCAGTACGGACGGCACCTTCACCCTGTGGGCCCGGCTACGGTGGCCCACGAGCGCATGA
- a CDS encoding phosphoglyceromutase, with protein sequence MADAPYKLILLRHGESEWNAKNLFTGWVDVNLNEKGEKEAVRGGELLQDAGLLPDIVHTSVQKRAIRTAQLALEAADRLWIPVRRSWRLNERHYGALQGKDKAQTLAEFGEEQFMLWRRSYDTPPPPLEDGAEWSQSDDPRYAMIPSELRPRTECLKDVVTRMLPYWYDTIVPDLLTGRTVLIAAHGNSLRALVKHLDGISDADIAGLNIPTGIPLSYELDADFRPVNPGGTYLDPEAAKAAIEAVKNQGKK encoded by the coding sequence ATGGCCGACGCACCGTACAAGCTCATCCTCCTCCGCCACGGCGAGAGCGAGTGGAACGCGAAGAATCTGTTCACCGGCTGGGTGGACGTCAACCTCAATGAAAAGGGCGAGAAGGAGGCAGTCCGCGGCGGTGAGCTGCTGCAGGACGCCGGCCTGCTGCCCGACATCGTGCACACCTCCGTCCAGAAGCGCGCCATCCGCACCGCCCAGCTCGCGCTGGAGGCCGCAGACCGGCTCTGGATCCCCGTTCGCCGCTCCTGGCGGCTCAATGAGCGGCACTACGGGGCGCTGCAGGGCAAGGACAAGGCGCAGACCCTCGCTGAGTTCGGCGAGGAGCAGTTCATGCTGTGGCGCCGCTCGTACGACACCCCGCCGCCGCCGCTCGAGGACGGTGCCGAGTGGTCGCAGAGCGACGACCCGCGCTATGCGATGATCCCGAGCGAGCTGCGTCCGCGCACCGAGTGCCTCAAGGACGTCGTCACCCGCATGCTGCCGTACTGGTACGACACCATCGTGCCGGACCTCCTCACCGGCCGTACGGTCTTGATCGCCGCGCACGGCAACAGCCTGCGCGCACTGGTCAAGCACCTCGACGGCATCTCGGACGCGGACATCGCGGGACTCAACATCCCCACCGGCATTCCCCTCTCCTACGAGCTGGACGCCGACTTCCGGCCGGTCAACCCTGGTGGCACCTACCTCGACCCCGAGGCCGCGAAGGCCGCCATCGAGGCCGTGAAGAACCAGGGCAAGAAGTAG
- a CDS encoding DUF1996 domain-containing protein: MNLKTHRRSRLARRTAAAAAALLLGGGGLVAANVYASAGSPSHNRGETQDGAADQPTMSTVECPEVSDELPEMPGSARREVDRNLALLDSQVADAYQRLRSSQSAIDNDPDFVDNAILGPLKDKRTATINRIVTAIDRSADRPQGLDSLAECSLRENVAAPAEDDGQAGGDGRRQQVGGPAAEDFVDITQVRPNVSRPQNRRGASTGTFITECGKNENGVFNSDNLIAAPGVSNGAHHVHDYVGNQDSNAFASDRDLARANTSCANQEDQSSYYWPVLRLQNGQNERDANQAGGGKDGNIGPIQTPATVDLTFEGNPRSKVVAMPRFLRIITGDAKAFTNGTDNANASWSCTGFEDRQLTDKYPICPQGSQLVRTFRFQSCWDGQNTDSANHRTHVDFANDDGSCDNGFQPIPQMVQRITYDLPPGPKFAVDSFPEQLHKPVTDHSDFINVMSERLMQKAVNCINQGRTCKN; this comes from the coding sequence ATGAATCTGAAGACACACAGGCGCTCCCGTTTGGCCAGGAGAACAGCTGCCGCGGCGGCAGCGCTGCTGCTGGGAGGCGGTGGGCTGGTCGCGGCCAATGTCTACGCGAGCGCCGGCAGCCCTTCGCACAATCGCGGCGAAACCCAGGACGGTGCGGCCGATCAGCCGACCATGTCCACCGTTGAATGTCCGGAGGTATCGGATGAGCTGCCCGAGATGCCGGGCTCTGCACGCAGGGAAGTGGACCGCAACCTGGCGCTCCTGGACAGCCAGGTCGCCGATGCCTATCAGCGGCTCCGCAGCTCTCAGAGCGCGATCGACAATGACCCGGACTTCGTGGACAACGCGATCCTCGGCCCGCTGAAGGACAAGCGGACCGCGACGATCAACCGAATCGTCACCGCGATCGACCGGTCAGCCGATCGGCCGCAGGGCCTGGACTCACTGGCCGAGTGCTCGCTGCGCGAGAATGTCGCCGCGCCGGCTGAGGACGATGGGCAGGCTGGGGGTGATGGGCGGCGGCAGCAGGTGGGTGGTCCGGCTGCCGAGGACTTCGTCGATATCACTCAGGTGCGGCCCAATGTCTCCCGGCCGCAGAACCGGCGGGGTGCCTCAACCGGCACGTTCATCACTGAGTGCGGCAAGAACGAGAACGGCGTCTTCAACTCCGACAACCTCATCGCCGCCCCCGGCGTCAGCAACGGCGCCCACCACGTCCACGACTACGTCGGCAACCAGGACAGCAACGCCTTCGCCAGCGACCGCGACCTCGCCCGCGCCAACACCTCCTGCGCCAACCAAGAAGACCAGTCCTCCTACTACTGGCCCGTCCTGCGCCTGCAAAACGGCCAGAACGAACGCGACGCCAACCAGGCCGGCGGCGGCAAGGACGGCAACATCGGCCCCATCCAGACCCCCGCCACCGTCGACCTCACCTTCGAAGGCAACCCCCGCTCCAAAGTCGTCGCCATGCCCCGCTTCCTGCGCATCATCACCGGCGACGCCAAAGCCTTCACCAACGGAACCGACAACGCCAACGCCTCCTGGAGCTGCACCGGATTCGAAGACCGCCAACTCACCGACAAATACCCGATCTGCCCCCAGGGCAGCCAACTCGTACGCACCTTCCGCTTCCAAAGCTGCTGGGACGGCCAGAACACCGACAGCGCCAACCACCGCACCCACGTCGACTTCGCCAACGACGACGGCTCCTGCGACAACGGCTTCCAGCCCATCCCCCAGATGGTCCAGCGCATCACCTACGACCTGCCCCCCGGACCCAAATTCGCCGTCGACTCCTTCCCCGAGCAGCTCCACAAACCCGTCACCGACCACAGCGACTTCATCAACGTCATGTCCGAACGCCTCATGCAAAAGGCAGTCAACTGCATCAACCAAGGCCGCACCTGCAAGAACTGA
- a CDS encoding pyroglutamyl peptidase: MPLRSRICVLAVCGALLAPTGTAVAANERGSSSCVRPDTPLTVEEKRLSGPVPQEILERSGFDRFGPVLRGALCAAKSDQAAERIVRWHGRALWQRAVDRVRGRGPAGGDLARDDDRPLYWARLEMSKAIREWRPAFPLAGDRRGALLDRLERTSRGQDSIKLPARAGVRRVLVTGFDPFQLDGDIRRSNPSGAAALALDGTTVRTPEGPARIEAAVFPVRWADFTRGTVETTLRPHFAAGPRQADVFTTISQGRVGRFDVERYNGAWRGGYPDNANESVTEQIPVPGGGPGPQWTSTSLPYRQITEADTGDFPVYDNTSVTEIPAGGTEPVQRPDGPTPGSTARAGGGGDYLSNEIAYRATLLRDTMGRDIPGGHLHTPVLRFAKDNTDPDTGTVTDPVFLRNRAAITAQIRAVLTIAAGSDG, encoded by the coding sequence ATGCCGCTGCGTTCCCGAATATGTGTCCTCGCCGTCTGCGGCGCCCTGTTGGCGCCGACCGGCACGGCGGTGGCCGCAAACGAACGCGGCAGCAGCAGCTGCGTCCGGCCGGATACCCCGCTCACCGTCGAGGAGAAACGGCTGAGCGGACCGGTGCCCCAGGAGATCCTGGAGCGCAGCGGCTTCGACCGGTTCGGGCCCGTGCTCCGCGGGGCGCTGTGCGCGGCGAAGTCGGACCAGGCCGCCGAGCGGATCGTGCGGTGGCACGGACGGGCGCTGTGGCAGCGGGCGGTGGACCGGGTGCGGGGCCGTGGCCCGGCGGGTGGCGATCTGGCCCGGGATGATGACCGGCCGCTGTACTGGGCGCGGCTGGAGATGAGCAAGGCGATACGTGAGTGGCGGCCCGCCTTCCCGCTCGCCGGGGACCGGCGCGGCGCCCTGCTGGACCGGCTGGAGCGCACCTCCCGGGGGCAGGACTCCATCAAGCTGCCCGCCCGAGCGGGTGTGCGGCGGGTACTCGTCACCGGCTTCGACCCGTTCCAGCTCGACGGGGATATCCGGCGCAGCAATCCGTCCGGCGCCGCCGCCCTCGCCCTGGACGGCACCACCGTCAGGACACCGGAGGGTCCGGCCCGTATCGAGGCCGCCGTGTTCCCGGTCCGCTGGGCGGACTTCACCCGGGGGACGGTGGAGACGACGCTGCGCCCGCATTTCGCGGCGGGACCGCGGCAGGCCGATGTGTTCACCACGATCAGCCAGGGCCGGGTCGGCCGGTTCGATGTGGAGCGCTACAACGGCGCCTGGCGCGGCGGCTACCCGGACAACGCCAATGAGTCCGTGACCGAACAGATCCCGGTACCGGGCGGCGGCCCCGGCCCGCAGTGGACCTCGACCTCCCTGCCGTACCGCCAGATCACCGAGGCGGACACCGGTGACTTCCCCGTCTACGACAACACCTCGGTCACCGAGATACCAGCGGGCGGCACCGAGCCGGTGCAGCGCCCGGACGGGCCCACCCCGGGATCAACGGCCCGCGCGGGCGGTGGCGGCGACTATCTCTCCAATGAGATCGCCTACCGCGCCACGCTGCTGCGCGACACCATGGGCCGCGATATTCCCGGCGGCCATCTGCACACCCCTGTACTGCGGTTCGCCAAGGACAACACCGACCCCGATACGGGGACGGTCACCGACCCGGTGTTTCTCCGCAACCGAGCCGCGATCACCGCGCAGATCCGGGCGGTGCTTACGATCGCGGCTGGGTCAGACGGGTGA
- a CDS encoding YbjN domain-containing protein, whose amino-acid sequence MADAKRVIEQTITDADLEWESPSDGSYIVTLPGTRKLSTTCSLIVGKHSLSVNAFVVRHPDENHEAVHRWLLERNTRLYGLSYAIDQLGDIYLVGRLPLAAVTPEEVDRILGTVVENADGPFNTLLEMGFATAIRKEYAWRTARGESTRNLEAFTRLTQPRS is encoded by the coding sequence ATGGCTGACGCAAAACGTGTCATCGAGCAGACAATCACCGACGCTGACCTGGAGTGGGAGTCGCCGTCCGACGGCAGCTACATCGTTACGCTCCCGGGGACCCGGAAGCTGTCGACGACCTGCTCGCTGATCGTCGGCAAGCACTCGCTGTCGGTCAACGCCTTCGTGGTCCGCCATCCGGATGAGAACCACGAGGCCGTCCACCGCTGGCTGCTGGAGCGCAACACCCGGCTGTACGGGCTGAGTTACGCCATTGATCAGCTCGGCGATATCTACCTGGTGGGCCGCCTGCCGTTGGCGGCCGTCACCCCCGAAGAGGTGGACCGCATCCTCGGCACCGTGGTGGAGAACGCCGACGGTCCCTTCAACACGCTGCTGGAGATGGGCTTCGCGACGGCCATCCGCAAGGAGTACGCCTGGCGGACGGCGCGTGGTGAGTCCACCCGGAATCTTGAGGCGTTCACCCGTCTGACCCAGCCGCGATCGTAA